From Nitrospirota bacterium, the proteins below share one genomic window:
- a CDS encoding helix-turn-helix transcriptional regulator, with protein sequence MKKKITKSSDNIFVDLGFDPAEAAVLQMRANLMSDLRLYIEKQKLTQAAAAKRLGIAQSRVSDLVCGKWDKFSLEMLITLEVRLGRTIRVEFAE encoded by the coding sequence ATGAAAAAGAAAATTACTAAATCCAGCGACAATATCTTTGTTGATCTCGGCTTCGATCCAGCCGAGGCAGCCGTGCTCCAGATGCGAGCCAATCTCATGAGCGATCTTCGCCTCTACATCGAAAAGCAGAAGCTCACTCAGGCAGCAGCCGCCAAGCGTCTTGGCATCGCACAATCCCGTGTGTCCGATCTTGTGTGTGGCAAATGGGACAAGTTCAGCCTCGAAATGCTTATCACCCTTGAAGTGCGGCTGGGACGTACCATTCGAGTTGAATTCGCAGAGTAG
- a CDS encoding DUF4136 domain-containing protein yields the protein MRTEPSRLASFIVVGSLLAGCAALTGRVSTLSHMEPPHNPLFKVISPDSISLTERIIREHIEKKMAEHGYRKASPEEVPNVAVIYKYSVGSGIASVSSSPDFVWGGQRVESSSEYARFFEIVLVDLEKSQAPEAIRTIWQGEVYSSGSSTNISRLAPHFIDVLFENYGATVTNRRFTQFID from the coding sequence ATGCGGACGGAACCTTCGCGACTGGCATCATTCATTGTTGTTGGCTCTTTGCTTGCTGGCTGTGCTGCGCTTACTGGTAGAGTAAGCACTTTGTCGCATATGGAGCCTCCACATAATCCTCTGTTCAAAGTTATCTCTCCAGATTCCATAAGCCTAACCGAACGCATTATCAGAGAGCATATTGAAAAGAAAATGGCAGAGCATGGGTATCGAAAGGCTTCCCCCGAAGAGGTTCCGAATGTTGCCGTTATCTACAAATACTCAGTTGGTTCTGGCATAGCCAGCGTTAGTAGCAGCCCAGACTTTGTTTGGGGAGGTCAAAGGGTAGAATCTTCTTCTGAGTATGCCCGGTTTTTCGAGATCGTCTTGGTAGATCTTGAGAAATCCCAGGCTCCTGAAGCCATCAGAACTATTTGGCAGGGGGAGGTATATAGTTCAGGTTCATCAACAAACATTTCCAGACTGGCTCCACACTTTATTGATGTCCTTTTTGAGAACTACGGGGCGACTGTCACAAATAGACGATTCACCCAATTTATCGACTGA
- a CDS encoding DUF1080 domain-containing protein produces the protein MSLAVAVLISGCADIPRTSWRPLFNGRDLAGWEHVGSGQFVVQDGSLKTEGGMGLLWYTRETFGNMVIRVIYRNPGGVNSGVFIRVPEKPSEPWMPVNRGYEVQIDDRADEYHTTGVLYSLTRATARPAHADEWNMMEITLDNGCTTVAINGVQVTDYREGQPVPPKKEDWEPDRGPRPLAGYIGLQNHSNEDIVFFREVSVRTLR, from the coding sequence GTGAGCCTGGCCGTTGCTGTTCTGATATCCGGGTGTGCCGATATACCGCGAACTTCATGGAGGCCCCTTTTCAACGGACGGGATCTTGCCGGGTGGGAACATGTAGGCTCAGGTCAGTTCGTTGTTCAAGACGGCTCGCTCAAGACGGAAGGTGGCATGGGGCTGCTGTGGTACACCCGCGAGACGTTCGGCAACATGGTGATTCGAGTTATCTACCGAAATCCAGGGGGCGTCAACTCCGGGGTATTCATTCGAGTCCCGGAGAAACCGTCCGAGCCGTGGATGCCTGTCAACCGCGGCTATGAAGTCCAGATCGATGACCGGGCCGATGAGTACCATACGACCGGCGTGCTCTATTCTCTGACTCGAGCGACTGCCAGACCGGCTCATGCTGACGAATGGAACATGATGGAGATCACGCTCGATAACGGTTGCACCACTGTAGCGATCAACGGCGTACAGGTGACTGATTATCGGGAAGGTCAGCCTGTGCCCCCTAAGAAGGAGGATTGGGAGCCCGATCGTGGCCCTAGGCCGCTGGCCGGGTACATCGGTCTTCAGAACCACAGCAATGAAGATATCGTGTTCTTCAGGGAAGTCAGCGTTCGGACGCTGCGGTAG
- a CDS encoding DUF393 domain-containing protein — protein sequence MADPSDNAPQVCLLIYDGECRLCVTAKKGLERLETQVDATTIRMVPYQSEEAKQALGAVYRPGRPDVAFLIRSNGEIASGLDAFLALLPGLKGGRILSGLFSIPLVKPIGYLLYWCVARCRYAVFGKVSLAEGAGKPR from the coding sequence ATGGCCGATCCATCTGATAATGCCCCGCAAGTCTGTCTGTTGATCTACGACGGAGAATGCCGCCTCTGCGTCACAGCCAAGAAGGGGCTCGAACGGCTGGAGACGCAGGTAGATGCCACCACGATCAGGATGGTTCCGTATCAGAGCGAAGAGGCCAAGCAGGCCTTGGGGGCGGTCTATCGGCCTGGTCGCCCCGACGTCGCTTTCCTGATTCGCTCGAATGGGGAGATTGCCAGTGGGCTCGATGCCTTTCTGGCCCTCCTGCCGGGCCTCAAGGGCGGGCGCATTCTGTCAGGTCTCTTCAGTATCCCGCTGGTCAAGCCCATCGGCTATCTCTTGTATTGGTGTGTGGCCCGGTGCCGGTACGCGGTCTTTGGCAAGGTTTCTCTGGCCGAGGGCGCGGGAAAACCTCGTTAA
- a CDS encoding methyltransferase domain-containing protein: protein MKPAVAAHQPLSLTGETLSLLAWHIPDLIAYQHHEDEWWFAPLDDNLPIVRLNRTGLEMLQAMNGHTSVSALVEKYGTKICGPDGQPGQWHLEHWSLPTYSLCYFGTEPPGGHRHKAKWDLLLQEIREGWSGQEGFEGEEHLEDFHHHELSDSGEDDGHFDLIETTVSHLFREPNETLNGLTYGRLLMKQLRKLGWFNPKPRVIVEVGGGLGYLARELGKELLPFEKQTIRYISLDITQPFLKLQVTRAKTGGWGGIGTRANGEMLPFKDNSVDLVIDNENMADMTPVKLTRKELQEGTGETPQHQEALDWIRRTRLPLGQDLPEDVIFNLGPFRFVAELWRVLKPGGRAFLTEFGIEEGWPAPVKLPGHTEYEVQYSHLRQAVRWLGFQERYLSLPQFLAMKPDTKVLCTGAAYTIQRFCQAMNKPFPVRAYTEKELQQALGDMLPKLHGCHYHDVVDPAWFGLLDFKVLLLEKPGGAPKASFSENQGYRWYSQK from the coding sequence ATGAAACCAGCTGTCGCCGCGCATCAACCGCTCAGCCTCACCGGAGAGACGCTCAGTCTCCTGGCCTGGCATATCCCCGATCTCATCGCCTATCAGCACCACGAAGACGAATGGTGGTTCGCCCCCCTCGATGACAATCTGCCCATCGTGCGATTGAATCGCACCGGCCTGGAGATGCTCCAGGCGATGAACGGCCACACCTCCGTTAGCGCACTGGTGGAAAAATATGGGACGAAGATCTGCGGACCGGATGGACAGCCTGGGCAGTGGCATTTGGAACATTGGTCCCTGCCCACCTACTCGCTGTGCTACTTCGGAACGGAACCTCCTGGCGGCCACCGCCACAAGGCCAAGTGGGACCTGCTCCTCCAAGAAATCAGGGAAGGCTGGTCAGGGCAAGAGGGGTTCGAGGGGGAAGAACACCTTGAAGACTTTCATCATCACGAACTCTCCGACAGCGGCGAAGACGACGGCCACTTCGACCTCATCGAAACCACCGTGTCACACCTCTTCCGGGAGCCGAACGAGACACTCAACGGCTTGACCTATGGCCGGCTGCTGATGAAACAATTGCGGAAGCTCGGCTGGTTCAACCCCAAGCCCCGCGTCATCGTGGAAGTAGGCGGCGGACTCGGCTACCTCGCCCGAGAGTTGGGCAAGGAACTGTTGCCGTTTGAAAAGCAGACCATCCGCTACATCTCCCTCGACATCACCCAGCCCTTCCTCAAGCTGCAAGTCACCCGCGCCAAGACCGGAGGCTGGGGTGGCATCGGCACCCGCGCCAACGGCGAAATGCTGCCCTTCAAAGACAACTCCGTCGACCTCGTCATCGACAACGAAAACATGGCCGACATGACCCCGGTAAAGCTGACCAGGAAAGAACTCCAAGAGGGAACGGGCGAGACGCCGCAGCATCAGGAAGCATTAGATTGGATCAGACGCACAAGGCTGCCGCTGGGCCAGGACCTGCCGGAAGATGTGATCTTCAACCTCGGCCCCTTTCGCTTCGTGGCGGAGCTCTGGCGCGTCTTGAAGCCGGGCGGCAGGGCTTTTCTCACGGAGTTCGGGATCGAAGAAGGCTGGCCGGCACCGGTCAAGCTGCCGGGCCATACGGAATACGAAGTCCAATACAGCCACTTGCGCCAAGCCGTGCGCTGGCTGGGATTCCAGGAACGTTATCTCTCGCTGCCACAGTTCCTCGCCATGAAGCCTGACACCAAAGTGCTTTGCACCGGCGCGGCCTATACCATTCAGCGGTTCTGCCAGGCTATGAACAAGCCCTTCCCCGTGCGTGCCTATACGGAGAAGGAACTGCAACAGGCTCTGGGCGACATGCTCCCCAAACTCCATGGTTGCCACTACCACGACGTGGTCGATCCCGCCTGGTTCGGCCTCCTCGACTTCAAAGTCTTGTTATTGGAAAAGCCAGGCGGAGCCCCGAAAGCCAGCTTCTCTGAGAACCAAGGCTATCGGTGGTATTCGCAGAAATAG
- a CDS encoding Ppx/GppA phosphatase family protein, whose protein sequence is MKDSPNTMRLAGLDIGTLTCRLLIADLLPDKGLKEVRSERRILRLGEGVDQTKRLNIMAMDRVIQCLREWRELIEASHVDAVAVVATSAVRDAANRDEFLDRVKREVGFDVEIITGDEEARRTMLGIRSGLPDGVTDVLALDIGGGSTEFILDRPGQKPVVRSIDIGVVRLCERILRHDPPTADEVQQAREWVARETKAAVAGMDGYRTATFVGTAGTITSLAAMAQKLSTYEPARIHNYQLQLSTIQETEQTLLSRNKADRAGLPGLEKGREEVIAAGAIIIRTIMETLGMPAVLVSDLGLREGVLIDLVRRIRMTVRT, encoded by the coding sequence ATGAAGGATTCGCCAAATACGATGCGTCTCGCTGGCCTGGATATCGGTACGCTCACCTGCCGTCTGCTCATTGCCGATTTGCTTCCCGATAAGGGGTTGAAGGAAGTCCGATCCGAGCGACGTATTCTGCGGCTGGGTGAAGGCGTCGATCAGACCAAGCGACTGAACATTATGGCGATGGATCGGGTGATCCAGTGTCTGAGGGAATGGCGGGAGCTGATCGAGGCTTCTCATGTCGATGCTGTGGCGGTCGTCGCGACGAGCGCCGTGCGCGATGCAGCCAATCGTGACGAGTTTCTCGATCGCGTAAAACGTGAGGTAGGTTTCGACGTCGAGATCATCACAGGCGACGAAGAAGCTCGGCGGACAATGCTGGGCATTCGCTCCGGCTTGCCCGATGGCGTGACCGACGTCCTGGCCCTCGACATCGGCGGAGGCAGCACCGAGTTTATTTTAGACAGGCCAGGCCAAAAGCCGGTCGTGCGCTCGATCGATATCGGGGTCGTGCGTCTCTGCGAGAGGATCTTGCGTCACGACCCTCCGACTGCCGATGAAGTGCAACAGGCGCGCGAATGGGTCGCAAGAGAAACAAAAGCAGCAGTCGCCGGCATGGATGGTTATCGGACAGCCACCTTCGTCGGTACGGCGGGGACCATCACCAGCCTAGCCGCCATGGCCCAGAAACTTTCCACCTACGAGCCAGCCAGAATTCATAACTATCAGTTACAGCTCAGCACGATCCAAGAAACCGAACAGACACTCCTCAGCCGCAATAAAGCCGACCGAGCAGGTCTGCCAGGCTTAGAAAAGGGCCGCGAAGAAGTCATCGCCGCCGGCGCGATCATCATCCGGACGATCATGGAGACGCTCGGGATGCCGGCGGTGCTGGTCAGCGATCTGGGCTTGCGCGAAGGGGTACTGATCGATCTGGTTAGGCGAATACGGATGACCGTGAGGACCTAA
- the recG gene encoding ATP-dependent DNA helicase RecG, giving the protein MLRFAIVIRRSSEPTPPEQFQQWLDRVARPIEFATRDAFAHLPTVKNLNHFVSSQVMQALSDRVYPRAIEASLLQLRRLFQDDQQRFPAEEQQRRLQDAMAILGTLRKAACDPARAWGEPEPVVMREPVMNDIPSRPWWEQPIRFVKGVGPKRTALLQRFRIDTIEDAFWTLPWRYEDRSVMTPIGELVPGAEASICGTIIRSEAKKARSRRLSILDIVVEDATGRLQVVFFNQPFLEPVFTVGTSVMLTGRVIAGAQGFVAMKMEVSQYEVVGAESEAPLHVGRIVPIYHETKGWTSRQMRVLMKSLLDAHAAEAQEVLPVSLRARYRLPPIQQAIQDVHFPQPGTDGGQLDRGLTPAHRRLAFEELFVLQLALASRQRVMKEEVKQVSFNPKTPLLGKLDRALPFQLTAAQERVNREILSDMTSSKPMNRLVQGDVGSGKTIVAVQAMVLACGSGYQAALMAPTEILAEQHYRTMKGFLEPLGLSVVLVSGGGRAAARKAVREQVASGTAQVVIGTHAVIQQGVTFAKLGLVVVDEQHRFGVLQRKTLMEKGYKPDVLVLTATPIPRTLAMTVYGDLDVSVIDQMPPGRKPVRTFLLSDSQKGRAYQILRDELRSGRQAYVVYPLIEESEKTDLQAAMQGAEQLQANELAEFRVGLLHGRMKSDEKEQIMASYKKGEIQVLVATTVVEVGVDVPNATVMMIEHAERFGLAQLHQLRGRVGRSAHQSYCLLMASGGVLFRSKKPKEAGEPPSVAKERLDALVRSTDGFVIAEEDLRIRGPGEFFGLRQWGMPEFRAANLVRDVELLQQARQEAFALLKQDPQLKAVTHRALRETMLRRWETKLDLGSVS; this is encoded by the coding sequence GTGTTACGATTCGCCATTGTGATACGGCGCTCTTCCGAGCCCACACCCCCTGAACAGTTTCAGCAATGGCTGGACCGAGTCGCGCGTCCGATCGAATTCGCGACTCGCGATGCCTTTGCACATCTCCCCACCGTTAAGAATCTGAATCATTTTGTCTCATCACAGGTCATGCAGGCCCTATCCGATCGCGTCTATCCTCGGGCGATTGAAGCCTCGTTGCTTCAGCTCAGGAGGTTGTTTCAAGATGACCAGCAGCGGTTCCCGGCAGAGGAGCAGCAGCGCCGACTGCAGGACGCTATGGCCATCCTCGGGACGTTGCGCAAGGCAGCCTGCGATCCGGCCAGAGCATGGGGCGAACCGGAACCCGTGGTGATGCGTGAGCCTGTGATGAATGACATTCCCTCTCGACCATGGTGGGAACAGCCTATTCGTTTCGTGAAGGGAGTCGGCCCGAAGCGCACCGCATTGCTCCAACGATTCAGGATCGACACGATTGAGGATGCCTTCTGGACGTTACCGTGGCGGTATGAAGATCGCTCGGTCATGACCCCGATCGGAGAACTGGTGCCTGGGGCGGAGGCCTCGATCTGCGGCACGATTATCCGAAGCGAGGCCAAGAAGGCCCGCAGTCGCCGCCTCTCCATCCTCGACATTGTGGTAGAGGATGCCACCGGGCGGCTTCAGGTAGTGTTCTTCAATCAGCCGTTCCTCGAACCGGTCTTCACCGTTGGGACGAGCGTCATGCTGACCGGGCGGGTGATAGCCGGCGCGCAGGGGTTTGTGGCGATGAAGATGGAGGTCTCGCAATACGAAGTGGTGGGCGCGGAATCCGAAGCGCCGCTGCATGTGGGCCGGATCGTTCCGATATACCACGAAACCAAAGGCTGGACCTCCCGGCAGATGCGGGTGCTCATGAAAAGCCTGCTGGACGCCCATGCCGCCGAGGCACAAGAGGTGCTGCCGGTCTCGCTCCGTGCTCGCTATCGATTGCCTCCCATTCAGCAAGCCATCCAGGATGTGCATTTCCCTCAGCCAGGGACTGATGGGGGCCAGCTCGATCGAGGGCTTACGCCGGCGCATCGGCGTTTAGCGTTCGAAGAACTGTTCGTGCTCCAACTTGCGTTAGCCTCGCGGCAACGAGTCATGAAGGAAGAGGTGAAGCAGGTCTCGTTCAATCCGAAAACGCCGCTTCTGGGGAAGCTGGATCGGGCGCTGCCCTTTCAGTTAACCGCAGCGCAAGAGCGGGTGAATCGCGAGATCCTGTCGGACATGACGTCGAGCAAACCGATGAACCGTCTGGTGCAGGGCGATGTCGGGTCCGGTAAAACCATCGTGGCGGTGCAGGCGATGGTGCTGGCCTGCGGGTCGGGCTATCAGGCTGCCTTGATGGCCCCAACGGAAATTCTCGCCGAACAACATTATCGGACGATGAAGGGATTCCTGGAACCGCTCGGACTGTCCGTGGTGCTGGTGAGTGGCGGGGGGCGTGCGGCGGCGCGTAAAGCCGTGCGTGAGCAGGTGGCCTCCGGGACCGCGCAGGTCGTGATCGGGACCCATGCGGTCATTCAGCAAGGCGTCACCTTCGCGAAGCTTGGACTGGTGGTGGTGGATGAGCAACATCGATTCGGCGTGCTCCAACGGAAGACGCTCATGGAAAAGGGCTATAAGCCCGATGTGCTGGTGCTGACTGCGACGCCGATTCCACGTACGCTGGCCATGACGGTCTATGGAGACCTGGATGTTTCGGTGATCGACCAGATGCCGCCGGGGCGCAAGCCGGTTCGGACGTTTCTGTTGAGCGACAGTCAGAAGGGGCGGGCCTATCAGATTCTTCGGGATGAACTACGGAGCGGCCGTCAGGCCTATGTGGTCTATCCGCTCATCGAAGAATCGGAGAAGACCGATCTGCAGGCGGCCATGCAAGGAGCCGAGCAACTGCAAGCGAATGAGTTAGCCGAGTTTCGCGTCGGGCTGTTGCACGGACGAATGAAGTCGGACGAGAAAGAACAGATCATGGCCTCGTATAAGAAGGGGGAGATCCAGGTCCTGGTCGCGACGACGGTGGTGGAGGTCGGAGTCGATGTGCCCAATGCCACGGTCATGATGATCGAACATGCCGAGCGGTTTGGGCTGGCGCAGTTGCACCAATTGCGCGGACGGGTCGGGCGAAGCGCACACCAATCTTATTGTCTGCTGATGGCCTCGGGCGGGGTGCTGTTTCGATCCAAGAAGCCCAAGGAGGCAGGCGAACCGCCGTCAGTGGCCAAGGAGCGGTTGGACGCGCTGGTGCGATCGACCGATGGATTTGTGATTGCCGAAGAGGATCTTCGCATCCGCGGGCCTGGGGAGTTTTTTGGACTCAGGCAATGGGGCATGCCGGAGTTTCGCGCTGCGAACCTGGTGCGGGATGTCGAGCTGCTTCAGCAGGCGCGGCAGGAAGCCTTTGCCCTGCTGAAGCAAGACCCACAGCTTAAGGCTGTGACGCATCGTGCCTTGCGAGAGACCATGTTGCGGCGATGGGAAACGAAGTTGGATTTGGGGTCGGTGAGTTAA
- a CDS encoding class I SAM-dependent methyltransferase, which yields MSRQIATFDDLRDAITAYRLPRVLIAALELNLCTTVSTKTWTIPALAREMQVSERGLSILCRNLAMAGLLKKKGETYRNSRLGATALNAAHPAYRGDYLRLMTSHWADWGRLLESVQSGLPLDHDEPDEPDYRRRFTWAMHHRTLETAPQIAAQLNLRGARTLLDLGGGPGTYAMAFLAKNPQLRATVCDRPAALDVAKEIAATHKAGSRLSCLPLDLQTDRIPGTYDVIWYSNVLHIYSPQDNRAVFQRALAALNPGGRLLIQDAFLHDREGLHPDESSLFAVSMLLFTERGNTYAAAETKAWLTDAGFTRIKTVRMKKGTEDWEDGILEARSPGTPVKTRVRRTQSANSSRPRSSH from the coding sequence GTGAGCCGGCAGATCGCGACGTTCGATGATTTGCGCGATGCCATTACGGCCTACCGGTTACCGCGAGTTCTGATCGCCGCCCTTGAACTGAATCTCTGTACGACCGTCAGTACCAAGACCTGGACGATTCCCGCTCTCGCTCGCGAGATGCAGGTCAGTGAGCGGGGGTTGTCCATCCTCTGCCGGAATCTCGCGATGGCCGGCCTGCTGAAGAAGAAAGGCGAAACCTACCGGAACAGCCGATTGGGCGCCACGGCCTTGAACGCAGCGCATCCCGCCTATCGAGGAGACTATCTCCGGCTCATGACAAGCCATTGGGCCGATTGGGGCCGTCTGTTGGAATCGGTACAGAGCGGACTGCCGCTCGATCACGATGAACCGGATGAGCCGGACTATCGTCGCCGGTTCACGTGGGCCATGCATCACCGGACCTTGGAGACGGCGCCACAGATTGCCGCCCAACTCAACCTGCGTGGGGCGCGGACGCTGCTCGATCTTGGCGGCGGTCCCGGTACCTATGCCATGGCTTTCCTCGCAAAGAATCCGCAACTTCGTGCCACGGTCTGCGACCGTCCCGCAGCCCTCGACGTGGCGAAGGAGATTGCCGCGACTCACAAGGCGGGCTCCCGACTCTCTTGTCTCCCTTTGGACCTGCAGACGGACCGCATCCCCGGCACCTACGATGTCATCTGGTATTCGAACGTCCTCCACATCTATTCACCGCAAGACAATCGGGCGGTATTTCAGCGGGCGTTGGCCGCCTTGAACCCTGGGGGCCGCTTGCTGATTCAGGATGCTTTTCTCCATGACCGGGAAGGACTGCATCCCGATGAGTCGAGTCTCTTTGCGGTCTCGATGTTGTTGTTCACTGAGCGAGGCAATACCTATGCGGCAGCCGAAACAAAGGCCTGGTTGACGGATGCGGGATTTACGCGGATCAAGACTGTGCGGATGAAGAAGGGGACGGAGGACTGGGAGGATGGGATCCTGGAAGCACGGTCTCCTGGAACGCCTGTAAAAACGCGCGTCCGCCGAACACAATCAGCGAACAGTTCGCGGCCCCGCTCATCACACTGA
- a CDS encoding cupredoxin domain-containing protein — MNPRLLIALLLTLGLFSAWPTAATPPYTAIIIESGSPYFVPKSVTVSTGSPIQWENPTATEHTVTHTGCLEDGDHCAFDSGLMLPNGTFTLPGLAPGRYPYLCRIHPIMRGVITVTDGPQIPSQL, encoded by the coding sequence ATGAACCCTCGCCTCCTCATAGCCCTGCTTCTCACCCTGGGACTGTTCTCGGCCTGGCCGACGGCCGCGACACCCCCTTACACAGCCATCATTATCGAGAGTGGTTCCCCCTACTTTGTGCCGAAATCCGTCACCGTCTCGACTGGATCTCCCATCCAGTGGGAAAATCCCACAGCAACGGAACATACCGTCACCCATACCGGCTGTTTGGAGGACGGCGATCACTGCGCCTTCGACTCCGGCCTCATGCTTCCGAACGGCACATTTACACTCCCCGGACTCGCTCCCGGCCGTTACCCCTACCTCTGCCGCATTCATCCCATCATGCGCGGAGTCATCACCGTTACCGACGGCCCCCAGATCCCATCCCAGCTCTAA